In Drosophila santomea strain STO CAGO 1482 chromosome 3L, Prin_Dsan_1.1, whole genome shotgun sequence, a single window of DNA contains:
- the LOC120449182 gene encoding uncharacterized protein LOC120449182 isoform X1: MRSYWKDLWRVLDSLTDPPKRSEDNVLMTVSRSRLSLLTQISLRSEPRGPRFVIPSTSRHVSFSPSTLEHLETREAVRQAETSAFQNFVREMYEGYYQLLLSQERELHGFRPEQQLANRRLGLKDLVRLQRVASDLWKRMDRQRKQQYKDLAMMALHRRYLRLPPDPHRLPPHLKGFKKLRNYRSCLYP, from the coding sequence ATGCGGAGCTACTGGAAAGATCTTTGGCGAGTACTGGACTCCCTCACCGACCCACCTAAAAGATCAGAGGACAACGTTTTGATGACCGTTTCCCGAAGTCGTTTGAGCCTGCTGACCCAAATAAGTCTGCGAAGCGAACCACGAGGTCCCCGATTTGTGATACCATCCACGAGTCGGCATGTGAGCTTCTCGCCCAGCACTTTGGAGCACCTGGAAACCCGAGAGGCGGTGAGGCAGGCGGAAACATCGGCCTTCCAGAATTTTGTGCGGGAGATGTACGAGGGCTATTACCAACTATTACTCTCACAGGAGAGAGAACTGCACGGCTTTCGGCCAGAACAACAGCTGGCCAACCGAAGGCTGGGCCTCAAGGACCTCGTGCGTCTGCAGCGAGTGGCCAGTGATCTGTGGAAGCGAATGGACCGTCAGCGAAAGCAGCAGTACAAGGACCTGGCCATGATGGCACTGCATCGCCGCTACTTGCGACTGCCCCCCGATCCGCATCGCTTGCCACCACATCTCAAAGGATTCAAGAAGCTCAGGAATTATAGATCTTGTTTGTATCCCTAA